One region of Scophthalmus maximus strain ysfricsl-2021 chromosome 13, ASM2237912v1, whole genome shotgun sequence genomic DNA includes:
- the hsh2d gene encoding hematopoietic SH2 domain-containing protein homolog isoform X1 codes for MALSECVGLCGSCVVKVLPPPTVRHFYQELCCLISSPSRQTRIDEQFLRMMESSQSLQGQYDAVTWFAKSQQQSVIRDGIVPEWFHGIISRKTAEELLMPKPPGYFLIRVSETRIGYTLSYRADDRCRHSMIDPLEDGHYMIVGENRRHRFLQDLVDFHCRTPIMPFSEVLTFTCGQSSNDKTDDKELLFPQRHPKPNSGLIQHNSLQLKRSCPVSEEEIAPPALPYRPRYLCTPAVLAASSQAHKLYPCLQGEFPNLTSQLPDTPVPLTRKRNTADNTPFNQPPDVPARICAPPLKLNQACIRTGSTPEAPSASTATEQPLSDNIQPVRNHIGKPSVVTSFKNLKKKFQKRSASQLQMYIENLEAPDRSGNTEGEYVEILGEQTLDGATFSNNPDGVLPHEYLPPPPFAPGY; via the exons ATGGCACTGTCTGAATGTGTGGGGCTGTGTGGCAGCTGCGTGGTTAAGGTTTTGCCTCCGCCCACAGTCAGACACTTTTACCAGGAGCTCTGCTGCCTCATTTCATCACCGAGCCGCCAGACAAG aatagaTGAGCAGTTTCTCAGGATGATGGAGTCGAGTCAGTCGTTACAAGGACAATACGATGCCGTCACCTGGTTCGCAAAGTCCCAGCAACAGTCTGTGATCAGGGACGGTATAGTCCCAGAATGGTTTCATGGGATCATCTCCAGGAA GACGGCAGAGGAACTGCTCATGCCCAAGCCTCCCGGCTACTTCCTCATCAGAGTCAGTGAGACCAGGATTGGCTACACTCTCTCGTATCG TGCTGACGACCGCTGCAGACATTCCATGATCGATCCATTGGAGGACGGCCATTATATGATAGTAGGGGAGAACAGGCGGCACCGGTTTCTGCAGGACCTTGTGGACTTCCATTGTagaactcccatcatgcctttCAGTGAGGTGTTGACCTTCACTTGTGGACAG TCTTCAAATGACAAGACAGACGACAAAGAACTTCTGTTTCCCCAAAGACATCCGAAACCCAACTCCGGTTTAATACAACACAACTCACTGCAACTGAAAAGGAGCTGCCCCGTGTCTGAAGAAGAGATCGCCCCGCCTGCCCTTCCTTATCGACCACGATACCTGTGCACCCCTGCAGTCCTGGCTGCAAGCAGCCAAGCACACAAGCTGTACCCATGTTTGCAAGGAGAATTTCCAAACCTCACCTCCCAACTTCCAGACACG cCTGTGCCATTGACCAGGAAGAGAAATACAGCCGACAACACTCCATTCAACCAGCCTCCGGATGTCCCTGCTCGGATATGTGCACCTCCACTGAAGCTGAACCAAGCCTGTATCAGGACAGGGTCCACACCTGAGGCTCCCTCCGCTTCCACAGCCACTGAGCAGCCTCTCAGCGACAACATCCAGCCTGTGAGGAACCACATAGGGAAGCCATCGGTTGTCACCAGCTTCAAGAACCTGAAGAAGAAATTCCAAAAGAGAAGTGCATCGCAGCTGCAGATGTACATAGAGAATTTGGAGGCGCCTGACAGGAGTGGAAACACTGAGGGCGAGTACGTGGAGATCCTGGGGGAGCAGACATTGGACGGTGCAACATTTTCGAACAATCCCGATGGAGTGTTACCTCATGAGTACCTGCCACCTCCTCCTTTTGCCCCAGGTTACTGA
- the tax1bp3 gene encoding tax1-binding protein 3, translating to MACVPGQPLTAVVQRIEIKKLRHGDNLILGFSIGGGIDQDPGQNPFSKDKTDKGIYVTRISPGGPAEVSGLMMGDKIMQVNGWDMTMVTHDKARQKLTKNNKDVVRLLVTRKSLEEAVKHSMGGYPRQQHSGTYTNDTISKN from the exons ATGGCTTGCGTCCCGGGACAGCCGCTGACTGCCGTGGTG CAACGAATTGAGATCAAAAAGTTGCGGCATGGAGACAATCTGATCCTGGGCTTCAGCATTGGAGGAGGGATAGACCAGGACCCTGGGCAGAACCCTTTCTCTAAGGACAAGACTGAcaaa GGCATCTATGTGACCAGGATATCACCAGGAGGACCAGCAGAAGTGTCCGGCTTGATGATGGGAGACAAAATAATGCAG GTGAACGGCTGGGATATGACCATGGTGACCCACGACAAGGCTCGTCAAAAACTAACGAAGAACAACAAGGATGTGGTGCGGCTACTGGTAACAAGAAAGTCACTGGAGGAAGCTGTCAAGCATTCTATGGGCGGTTACCCCAGACAGCAACACAGCGGCACCTACACTAATGATACAATCTCCAAGAACTGA
- the hsh2d gene encoding hematopoietic SH2 domain-containing protein homolog isoform X2: MMESSQSLQGQYDAVTWFAKSQQQSVIRDGIVPEWFHGIISRKTAEELLMPKPPGYFLIRVSETRIGYTLSYRADDRCRHSMIDPLEDGHYMIVGENRRHRFLQDLVDFHCRTPIMPFSEVLTFTCGQSSNDKTDDKELLFPQRHPKPNSGLIQHNSLQLKRSCPVSEEEIAPPALPYRPRYLCTPAVLAASSQAHKLYPCLQGEFPNLTSQLPDTPVPLTRKRNTADNTPFNQPPDVPARICAPPLKLNQACIRTGSTPEAPSASTATEQPLSDNIQPVRNHIGKPSVVTSFKNLKKKFQKRSASQLQMYIENLEAPDRSGNTEGEYVEILGEQTLDGATFSNNPDGVLPHEYLPPPPFAPGY; the protein is encoded by the exons ATGATGGAGTCGAGTCAGTCGTTACAAGGACAATACGATGCCGTCACCTGGTTCGCAAAGTCCCAGCAACAGTCTGTGATCAGGGACGGTATAGTCCCAGAATGGTTTCATGGGATCATCTCCAGGAA GACGGCAGAGGAACTGCTCATGCCCAAGCCTCCCGGCTACTTCCTCATCAGAGTCAGTGAGACCAGGATTGGCTACACTCTCTCGTATCG TGCTGACGACCGCTGCAGACATTCCATGATCGATCCATTGGAGGACGGCCATTATATGATAGTAGGGGAGAACAGGCGGCACCGGTTTCTGCAGGACCTTGTGGACTTCCATTGTagaactcccatcatgcctttCAGTGAGGTGTTGACCTTCACTTGTGGACAG TCTTCAAATGACAAGACAGACGACAAAGAACTTCTGTTTCCCCAAAGACATCCGAAACCCAACTCCGGTTTAATACAACACAACTCACTGCAACTGAAAAGGAGCTGCCCCGTGTCTGAAGAAGAGATCGCCCCGCCTGCCCTTCCTTATCGACCACGATACCTGTGCACCCCTGCAGTCCTGGCTGCAAGCAGCCAAGCACACAAGCTGTACCCATGTTTGCAAGGAGAATTTCCAAACCTCACCTCCCAACTTCCAGACACG cCTGTGCCATTGACCAGGAAGAGAAATACAGCCGACAACACTCCATTCAACCAGCCTCCGGATGTCCCTGCTCGGATATGTGCACCTCCACTGAAGCTGAACCAAGCCTGTATCAGGACAGGGTCCACACCTGAGGCTCCCTCCGCTTCCACAGCCACTGAGCAGCCTCTCAGCGACAACATCCAGCCTGTGAGGAACCACATAGGGAAGCCATCGGTTGTCACCAGCTTCAAGAACCTGAAGAAGAAATTCCAAAAGAGAAGTGCATCGCAGCTGCAGATGTACATAGAGAATTTGGAGGCGCCTGACAGGAGTGGAAACACTGAGGGCGAGTACGTGGAGATCCTGGGGGAGCAGACATTGGACGGTGCAACATTTTCGAACAATCCCGATGGAGTGTTACCTCATGAGTACCTGCCACCTCCTCCTTTTGCCCCAGGTTACTGA